The stretch of DNA TTCAACAACAGCCATAATATCATCTTTTAGTAAAGAAATATCAGCCGTTGCCTTTGCAATATCAGCACCTCTGCTCATTGAAATTCCAACATGAGCGGATATAAGAGCTGGTGCATCATTGATTCCATCACCTACGAAAGCTACTTTTTTACCACTTTCCATAAGTTCTTTTACTATTTTTGCTTTATCTTGAGGTAAAAGTTCTGCTCTAACTTCATCTATTCCTAATTCATCAGCTATCATTTTTGCTTTTTGTTTTGTATCACCTGTTAACATTATGATATTTTTTACGCCTAATTTTTTTAGTTTTGAAATTGCTTCTTTTGAATTGTGTCTTAACTCATCAGCTAAAGTAATAGTTCCTAGAAGCTTTCCGTTATAACCTATATAAAGTAAAGTTCTTCCATCTCTTAACGAATTTTCAATTTTATCTTTGTGTTCAGTAAAATCAATTTTTTCATCATCTTCTAAAAAGTGTCGACTTCCAATAATTACAGATTTTCCTTTTACTTCTGTTTTTACTCCATGAGCTACGATAAATTCAACTTCTTCATGGTGCATGTGAACAAAACCTCTTTGTTTTGCTGCTTTTACAACAGCTTCTGCAACAGGATGAAAATAGTGTTCTTCTGTTGATGCAGTAAGATTTAAAAGTTTATCTTCACTCCATTTATCATCATAAGATTCTACACAAATTACTTCTAATTCTCCAGCTGTTAAAGTTCCTGTTTTATCAAAAACAAAAGTATCAGCATTACTTAAAGCTTCAATTGATTTTGCACCTTTTATCATAATTCCATTATGACCAGCTTTTGAAATAGTAGATTTAAAAGCAACAGGAGTTGCAAGTTTTAAAGCACAAGAATAATCAGCTTGTAAAATAGAAGCTACCCTTTCAAAATCTTTTGCAAAAATATATGAAACTGTTGCCAATCCAAGAGTTACTGGAACTAATTTATTTGCTAGTTTATTGGCTTTTAACTGAACTGATGATTTCTCATTTAAAGAATTTTCAATATAATGTTTTATTCTTTGAGTTGCTGTGTTGGCTCCAACATGCTCAGCCCAAATTCTAAATCTTCCTTCTTCAACAATAGTTCCAGAAATAACCCTATCACCTCTATATTTTATTATAGGTTCAGCCTCTCCTGTCATTGAAACTTGATTTACGCTTCCAGTTCCTTCAACTATATGTCCATCCACAGGAATCGTATTTCCAATTCCAACTACTACAATATCTCCAATTTCAATATCATTACTTTTTACTAAAATTTCAGTGATTTTTCCATCAATTTTTTTCTCAATCCAAGCTTCTTCAACATTTGGTTTTGATAACTCTTTTAATAAATCATCACTTTTATGAACAGTTGTTTCTTCAATATATTCACCAAGTTCAAGCATTGCATTTGTAGAGTTTGCAGCTAAATAATCTTTTCTATAAATAGAAATAGCAACAGCTGCACTTTCTAAAACTTTTGAAGTTAATCCTTCTTTTAATAACTCTTTTGAACCCTCAATTAATAAGGGAATTGATGCACCAGTTGTAATTCCTGCTTTTAATAGATCATTTGTTACAAATCTTTCAGCAATTAAAGCACTAGTTGCTCTTACTATTCCATTTATTGATGGTTCTTCACTACCAACACAAGATATACAAACAGCAGCTACTTCATCTTCGCAAGATTTTAATAACTCTTCAATAGTAAGTTTATTTAAAATCTCTTCTATTTTTTCACTTATATCTTTGTGTAATTCAAAAATAATACTAAAAGCTTTTTTATTTATTCGTACATTTTTTATATCTTTTATTTTTTCAAAATAGTTTTTTAAGATATTTTCATCTATAAACTCATCTTTTAATAAAAAATATTTATATCTAAATCTTAAATTAGTTTGATGTACTTTAATAAATTTGTTATTCATAATTTCTATTCTTGA from Arcobacter suis CECT 7833 encodes:
- a CDS encoding heavy metal translocating P-type ATPase, yielding MNNKFIKVHQTNLRFRYKYFLLKDEFIDENILKNYFEKIKDIKNVRINKKAFSIIFELHKDISEKIEEILNKLTIEELLKSCEDEVAAVCISCVGSEEPSINGIVRATSALIAERFVTNDLLKAGITTGASIPLLIEGSKELLKEGLTSKVLESAAVAISIYRKDYLAANSTNAMLELGEYIEETTVHKSDDLLKELSKPNVEEAWIEKKIDGKITEILVKSNDIEIGDIVVVGIGNTIPVDGHIVEGTGSVNQVSMTGEAEPIIKYRGDRVISGTIVEEGRFRIWAEHVGANTATQRIKHYIENSLNEKSSVQLKANKLANKLVPVTLGLATVSYIFAKDFERVASILQADYSCALKLATPVAFKSTISKAGHNGIMIKGAKSIEALSNADTFVFDKTGTLTAGELEVICVESYDDKWSEDKLLNLTASTEEHYFHPVAEAVVKAAKQRGFVHMHHEEVEFIVAHGVKTEVKGKSVIIGSRHFLEDDEKIDFTEHKDKIENSLRDGRTLLYIGYNGKLLGTITLADELRHNSKEAISKLKKLGVKNIIMLTGDTKQKAKMIADELGIDEVRAELLPQDKAKIVKELMESGKKVAFVGDGINDAPALISAHVGISMSRGADIAKATADISLLKDDIMAVVEAKEYANKTMNLINNNFNATVGINSCILAGATFGIFSPIVTAVLHNGTTIGLLFNSIKGVNIK